One Niabella beijingensis DNA window includes the following coding sequences:
- a CDS encoding glycoside hydrolase family 88 protein produces the protein MLSKKIIVFLTLLMAGETVSSQPMPSKKEVLTVLRQTNQYFMNKWPDPGKSVITNKERPSNLWTRAVYYEGLMALYAASPEKSYYDYAVAWGEKHQWGLWGGTATRNADNQCCGQTYIDLYLVDKKTQRIKDIKTCMDEVAAGDRNDAWSWIDAIQMAMPVFVKLGVLYNDKKYFDKMYALYAFTKNDHGGSGLYNKEEHLWWRDKDFVPPYKAPNGKNCYWSRGNGWVFAALVRVLDLLPASDAHYAEYLQDFKDMAAALLPIQQPTGMWTASLHDAGHYGGREITGSSLFTYGFAWGIRKGILDRKTYLPAVLKAWNGMTKDAVRPNGSLGYVQGTGKEPKDGQPVTYTSTPDFEDYGLGCFLLAGSEVYKLAGRK, from the coding sequence ATGTTATCAAAAAAAATAATTGTATTTCTGACACTTTTAATGGCTGGAGAAACTGTTTCTTCGCAGCCGATGCCTTCAAAGAAGGAAGTGTTAACCGTGTTGCGACAAACAAACCAGTATTTTATGAATAAATGGCCGGATCCCGGGAAGTCCGTGATCACAAATAAAGAGCGGCCCAGTAATCTTTGGACGCGCGCCGTTTATTATGAAGGCCTGATGGCCTTATATGCTGCGAGTCCGGAAAAAAGCTATTATGATTATGCAGTAGCCTGGGGCGAAAAACACCAATGGGGTTTGTGGGGTGGCACTGCTACCAGGAATGCGGATAACCAATGTTGCGGACAAACCTATATCGACCTGTATCTGGTTGATAAAAAAACGCAACGTATAAAAGATATAAAGACCTGTATGGATGAAGTGGCAGCAGGTGATAGAAATGACGCCTGGAGCTGGATTGATGCGATCCAGATGGCAATGCCGGTATTCGTTAAACTGGGTGTGTTATACAACGATAAAAAGTATTTTGATAAAATGTATGCGCTGTATGCTTTTACAAAAAATGACCACGGTGGCAGCGGGTTGTACAATAAAGAGGAACACCTGTGGTGGCGGGATAAAGATTTTGTTCCTCCCTATAAAGCGCCCAATGGAAAGAACTGTTATTGGAGCAGGGGTAACGGATGGGTATTTGCCGCACTGGTGCGCGTGCTGGACCTGCTACCGGCGTCGGATGCGCATTATGCCGAATACCTGCAGGATTTTAAAGATATGGCAGCAGCGCTGTTGCCGATTCAGCAACCCACTGGTATGTGGACCGCCAGTCTGCATGATGCCGGTCATTATGGAGGCAGGGAAATTACCGGCAGCTCCCTGTTTACCTATGGATTTGCCTGGGGGATAAGAAAGGGCATTCTCGACCGGAAAACCTATCTGCCCGCGGTATTAAAAGCCTGGAATGGGATGACGAAAGATGCTGTACGCCCCAACGGATCTCTGGGATATGTACAGGGTACGGGTAAGGAACCAAAAGACGGGCAACCCGTTACTTATACGAGTACTCCCGATTTTGAAGATTATGGTTTAGGATGTTTTTTACTTGCGGGGTCCGAGGTGTATAAACTGGCGGGCCGGAAGTAA
- a CDS encoding SusC/RagA family TonB-linked outer membrane protein: MRKKTLLLRVLVIMMTTLLFYCSETLSAQDVKVITLTGAVTDASGKPVAGATVAVQAGTTTTVATDAAGIFRLTVPLRSVLIISSVGFETQQVTVTEERLNVVLQQSASEMDQVVVVGYGTRKKSDVTGAIASVSGDNLRSVPVTNLTQALQGRVTGVVATPNSFKPGSGNTIRIRGNRSLSASNEPLYVVDGFPVSYTIDDMNPADIESVDILKDASSTAIYGVRGANGVVQITTKKGKAGKVNVTYMGSKSVEKIMRPLPVFNGAELADAWRQAFFADRQYTANRGTASATNPLYYYPTATNDIALFWTRFGSQEQWNAIKDAYTWNVYDPDNGIFIARKRATTPEERSLLQGLGITSQLDSIDLYDPSKVRSYDWQDKVGLRNGSTDNHSISVSGGSDKIRASLNAGYFKQKGIEWGQDYTRYAIGNSVEFRPAKFLNFGTSINYIHSITNTSTSSFGNASGMIPLVTPYDSAGNWVMFPNKDQQIINAINDRNTVFDETKANRVFGNIYGEVTLLKGLKYRAMFGADIRSSVRGQFNGAQSSVRLGSAANATQTDNRASSWVFDNIVTYNTSIKSDHTLNFTLLHELQSLNRSSSLAMSANNLIFESQKWYSLQRNTDAIVTGSGTYSASQYLSYMARVEYGFRNKYLLTLSNRYDNSSVLSEGNKGAWFPSASVAWQLDREGFFANQKTFSAARLRAGIGKVGNASINPYQTGGPLGFTNYNWGNGTAAVGSAPTTFPTPDLTWEKTTTTNLGIEFGLFNNRISGAVDLYNANTTDQLQERSIPAANGVTTVFFNLGKVNNRGIEISLSTRNIVKEHFQWNSDFMFSKNKEKIVDIDGTGNSNFANLWLLGEPLQVYRSYQKEGVFQYSDTAAGGVLASVYWPKNGRANTAYQPGKIKIYDANGDSSYSEADKVVLGSHNPDFIASVNNTFTYRNFELNFLAYFRVGGLYRVPRPGLVGRYQSNKVNYWTPSNPVNDYQQPTQTSDIPLYWEALTYRDATFIKVRNITLTYRLPQGLVSRMHTRSFAIYVSAVNPILIHNGDKGYDPETVPYREFAGNTTSQVGPNSYSYRSYVLGVRVDL; the protein is encoded by the coding sequence ATGAGAAAGAAAACCCTTCTATTGCGGGTGCTGGTCATAATGATGACGACCCTGCTTTTTTATTGCTCCGAAACATTATCCGCGCAGGACGTAAAGGTAATAACGCTGACTGGTGCAGTAACCGACGCTTCCGGGAAGCCGGTAGCCGGAGCCACCGTAGCGGTACAGGCCGGTACCACCACTACTGTTGCCACAGATGCAGCTGGTATTTTCCGCTTGACAGTACCGCTGCGTTCGGTGCTCATCATTTCGAGTGTAGGTTTTGAAACACAACAGGTGACGGTTACGGAGGAGCGGCTTAATGTGGTCCTGCAGCAGTCGGCCTCTGAAATGGACCAGGTGGTAGTGGTGGGATACGGCACTCGTAAAAAAAGCGATGTAACGGGGGCCATTGCTTCGGTTTCGGGCGACAATCTCCGGAGTGTACCGGTAACCAATCTGACACAGGCCCTGCAAGGGCGGGTTACCGGTGTGGTTGCCACGCCCAACAGCTTTAAACCCGGTAGCGGCAATACCATCCGGATCAGGGGCAATCGTTCACTAAGTGCCAGCAATGAACCCTTATATGTAGTGGATGGTTTTCCGGTAAGCTATACCATCGACGATATGAACCCCGCAGATATCGAATCGGTGGATATCTTAAAAGATGCCTCTTCTACGGCCATTTATGGTGTACGCGGGGCCAACGGAGTTGTTCAGATCACCACAAAAAAAGGAAAGGCCGGAAAAGTAAATGTTACCTATATGGGAAGTAAATCGGTGGAAAAGATCATGCGCCCCCTCCCGGTTTTTAATGGTGCTGAACTGGCCGATGCCTGGCGCCAGGCCTTTTTTGCAGACCGTCAGTATACAGCCAACAGAGGCACCGCGTCGGCTACCAATCCATTATATTATTATCCTACTGCAACGAATGATATTGCGCTTTTCTGGACCCGTTTTGGAAGTCAGGAACAATGGAACGCTATAAAAGACGCGTATACCTGGAACGTATACGATCCGGATAATGGTATTTTTATTGCCCGGAAAAGAGCCACAACACCGGAGGAACGGTCGTTGCTCCAGGGACTGGGCATCACTTCGCAGCTTGACAGCATCGATCTGTACGACCCTTCAAAAGTGAGGAGTTACGACTGGCAGGATAAGGTGGGACTCCGGAACGGGAGTACCGATAATCATAGTATTTCCGTATCGGGCGGAAGTGACAAAATCAGGGCATCATTAAACGCCGGTTACTTTAAGCAAAAAGGGATCGAATGGGGACAGGATTATACACGCTATGCTATCGGGAACTCTGTTGAGTTCCGGCCCGCAAAATTCCTGAATTTTGGTACCAGCATCAACTACATACACAGTATTACCAATACCAGCACCAGCTCTTTTGGAAATGCATCGGGGATGATCCCGCTTGTAACTCCCTACGATTCTGCCGGGAACTGGGTGATGTTCCCAAACAAAGACCAGCAAATCATAAATGCGATTAATGACCGGAATACCGTCTTTGATGAAACCAAGGCCAACAGGGTATTTGGTAATATCTATGGCGAGGTAACGCTGCTGAAGGGGCTGAAATACCGCGCTATGTTTGGCGCAGATATACGGAGTTCGGTACGGGGGCAGTTTAACGGTGCACAATCTTCGGTGCGGCTGGGCAGTGCTGCAAATGCAACACAAACTGATAACAGGGCTTCCTCCTGGGTTTTCGATAATATCGTCACTTATAATACAAGTATAAAATCAGACCACACATTAAACTTCACTCTTTTACATGAACTGCAAAGCCTGAACCGTTCTTCGTCGCTTGCAATGAGCGCCAATAACCTGATATTTGAATCGCAGAAATGGTATTCGCTCCAGCGGAATACAGACGCCATTGTTACCGGTTCGGGAACGTATTCGGCTTCCCAATACCTGTCGTACATGGCGAGGGTGGAATACGGATTCCGCAACAAATACCTGCTTACGCTCAGCAACCGTTATGATAATTCCTCAGTATTGTCCGAAGGAAATAAAGGCGCCTGGTTTCCGTCGGCATCTGTCGCCTGGCAGCTGGACCGGGAAGGTTTTTTCGCAAACCAGAAAACATTCAGTGCAGCCCGACTGCGTGCCGGTATCGGTAAAGTAGGCAATGCTTCTATTAATCCGTATCAGACCGGTGGCCCCCTGGGCTTTACAAACTATAACTGGGGAAACGGGACTGCTGCCGTCGGCTCCGCTCCAACAACCTTCCCTACGCCTGATTTAACCTGGGAAAAGACGACCACTACCAACCTGGGGATCGAGTTCGGCCTGTTCAATAACCGGATAAGCGGTGCGGTTGATCTTTATAATGCGAACACCACCGACCAGTTACAGGAACGTTCGATACCTGCAGCAAACGGAGTGACAACCGTATTCTTTAACCTTGGTAAAGTAAACAACAGGGGAATTGAGATCTCGCTGAGCACCCGTAACATCGTAAAAGAACATTTTCAATGGAATTCCGATTTTATGTTCTCAAAGAATAAGGAGAAGATAGTGGATATCGATGGTACCGGCAACAGCAATTTTGCCAATCTCTGGTTATTAGGCGAGCCGCTGCAGGTATACCGCAGTTATCAGAAAGAGGGTGTTTTCCAGTACAGCGATACCGCTGCCGGCGGGGTTTTGGCATCGGTTTACTGGCCCAAGAACGGGCGTGCGAATACCGCCTACCAGCCCGGTAAAATTAAAATTTACGATGCAAACGGAGACTCCTCGTACAGTGAAGCGGATAAAGTGGTATTGGGCTCACACAATCCGGATTTCATTGCAAGCGTTAATAATACATTTACCTACAGGAATTTTGAATTGAATTTTCTGGCCTATTTCCGGGTAGGCGGTCTGTATCGTGTGCCGCGACCGGGCCTGGTGGGACGGTATCAATCCAATAAAGTAAATTACTGGACACCCTCGAATCCTGTTAACGATTATCAGCAGCCCACACAAACCAGTGACATCCCCCTGTACTGGGAGGCCCTTACTTACAGGGATGCCACGTTCATAAAGGTCCGGAATATTACACTCACGTACCGGTTGCCACAAGGTCTCGTATCCCGAATGCATACCCGGAGTTTTGCCATCTATGTGAGCGCCGTAAACCCGATATTGATCCATAACGGGGATAAAGGATACGATCCTGAAACGGTGCCGTATCGCGAATTCGCCGGTAATACCACCAGCCAGGTGGGCCCCAATTCCTATAGTTACAGAAGTTACGTGCTGGGAGTGAGGGTGGACTTATAA
- a CDS encoding DUF1266 domain-containing protein, whose product MNRFIQNHPGERDPSPRPDPDRDSKGIILLLAVLLVGIPTGIGIAVLKRLNAIGKIAHWEMYLTGCCLFLFCTALMVVIARRLSLRSVREQKKYYRLAGGLSWLPQEKREALQLDGPYCYNAGQWVETLEYWPCDIRLPRKTTFTTFRVTTTEDRLVANDQAWGVLSEESYEERIHSLFTGMHSQLFASDKLVMAASDKKTMVCRLRDLTQLPEAYVTSCWEPQGNKPPLLLWAFDLQRVIELSRTSFMAGLISEQQAWDQIQKASHYAHALFDSPDDFFNNYRLGHAYWSNDFGKTSEVAQMQKAYNNTCHWPIKEIAWVKQDPGTLPEVIRNSCREFVTAALKRNTRNTIGFQAGAAHEDLYNPLPGS is encoded by the coding sequence ATGAATCGTTTTATTCAAAACCATCCCGGCGAACGGGACCCGAGCCCACGGCCCGATCCGGACCGTGATTCCAAAGGGATCATCCTGCTTCTGGCTGTATTGCTGGTAGGTATTCCAACAGGTATCGGCATTGCTGTACTGAAACGGCTGAATGCCATCGGTAAAATAGCGCACTGGGAAATGTATCTGACCGGATGCTGCCTGTTTCTGTTTTGCACTGCACTGATGGTTGTAATTGCAAGACGGCTAAGCCTGAGAAGCGTCCGGGAACAAAAAAAATATTACCGGCTGGCAGGTGGCCTTTCCTGGCTGCCGCAGGAAAAAAGAGAAGCCCTGCAATTGGATGGTCCGTATTGCTATAACGCCGGCCAGTGGGTGGAAACGCTGGAATACTGGCCCTGTGATATACGCCTTCCCCGTAAAACAACGTTCACTACCTTCCGGGTGACCACCACTGAAGACCGGTTGGTTGCAAATGATCAGGCCTGGGGAGTACTTTCAGAAGAATCCTATGAAGAGCGCATTCACTCCCTTTTTACCGGCATGCACAGCCAGCTGTTTGCTTCCGACAAACTGGTAATGGCAGCATCCGATAAGAAGACGATGGTGTGCCGGCTGAGAGACCTCACCCAATTGCCGGAAGCTTATGTTACATCCTGCTGGGAACCACAAGGCAACAAACCTCCGTTGCTGCTCTGGGCATTTGACCTTCAGCGGGTCATCGAGCTTTCAAGAACCTCGTTTATGGCGGGGCTGATCTCAGAACAGCAGGCCTGGGATCAAATACAAAAAGCTTCACATTATGCGCATGCGCTCTTCGACAGTCCGGATGATTTTTTTAATAATTACCGCCTCGGGCACGCTTACTGGAGCAACGATTTCGGGAAAACCAGCGAAGTGGCGCAAATGCAAAAAGCGTACAACAATACCTGCCATTGGCCGATAAAAGAAATAGCCTGGGTTAAACAGGATCCGGGTACGCTGCCTGAAGTCATCCGGAACAGTTGCCGGGAATTTGTTACAGCAGCATTAAAAAGGAATACCCGGAATACGATTGGATTCCAGGCAGGCGCTGCACATGAAGATCTCTATAACCCGCTCCCCGGCTCCTGA
- the rhaM gene encoding L-rhamnose mutarotase — MQRIAFKMKLFEGCREEYKRRHANLFPELKELLKQTGVSDYSIFLDETSNDLFAILKLEEGKTMEALPANPVMQRWWAHMADLMETHPDLSPVVVPLQELFHLP, encoded by the coding sequence ATGCAACGGATCGCTTTTAAAATGAAATTGTTTGAAGGATGCCGGGAGGAATACAAACGGCGGCATGCCAACCTGTTTCCCGAGCTGAAAGAATTGCTGAAGCAGACCGGCGTCAGCGACTACAGCATTTTTTTAGATGAGACCTCGAACGACCTTTTTGCCATATTAAAACTGGAAGAAGGCAAAACAATGGAGGCATTACCTGCAAACCCCGTAATGCAGCGCTGGTGGGCACATATGGCCGATCTTATGGAAACCCACCCGGACCTGTCGCCCGTGGTGGTGCCGTTGCAGGAGCTGTTTCACCTGCCCTGA
- a CDS encoding suppressor of fused domain protein, with product MEMTTEAYKQQFSEEDAVGWLAIDQQLEKIYGAARARHYGPLCGLHYIAGGTDPIDGASIYDSSEQSFHHHIVSYGMSELYYNEEKAGGAFSKWGFEFTLRLAPFEGDKGQDPIWAIQVMNNLARYVFSSGNWFEENHFIPANGPVRLDTETAITGFVFATDPRLGKINTPHGEVTFLQLVGITDTEVEFLKKSPTIGAVSELIDQLRQENPLLITDLGRK from the coding sequence ATGGAAATGACAACAGAAGCTTATAAACAACAATTCTCCGAAGAGGATGCCGTTGGCTGGCTGGCAATTGACCAGCAGCTCGAAAAAATATATGGTGCTGCCAGGGCGCGTCATTATGGCCCGCTGTGCGGCCTTCACTATATAGCAGGCGGCACCGACCCTATCGACGGTGCCAGCATCTACGACAGCAGCGAACAGTCCTTTCACCATCATATCGTCAGTTATGGGATGAGCGAATTGTACTACAATGAAGAAAAGGCAGGAGGCGCGTTCAGTAAATGGGGATTTGAATTCACCCTCCGGCTGGCGCCTTTTGAAGGCGACAAAGGGCAGGATCCCATTTGGGCCATACAGGTGATGAACAACCTGGCGCGCTATGTTTTTTCCAGCGGAAACTGGTTCGAAGAAAATCATTTTATACCGGCCAACGGTCCGGTAAGACTGGATACAGAAACCGCCATAACAGGTTTTGTATTTGCAACAGATCCCCGCCTGGGAAAAATAAACACACCGCATGGTGAGGTCACCTTTCTGCAGCTGGTAGGTATCACGGATACGGAAGTTGAATTCTTAAAGAAAAGTCCCACGATCGGCGCTGTTTCAGAGCTGATTGACCAGCTGCGGCAGGAAAACCCGCTGCTGATAACCGATCTGGGGCGAAAATAG
- a CDS encoding RagB/SusD family nutrient uptake outer membrane protein has translation MKNIKQNIKWLVAGILIIAVASCKKFIKEELVTTLTEDYYKTDVGLEDLVKSAYAPLQWKFTGEQSYAMSNFGTDEFREGDQFNNVRYNDYDANLNANDIFVNDMWINNYAGIRRCNQGIELITAYDNPGSALLGTAVKKDSRVAELKALRAFYYFQLLQQLGGVPLVLTVPAAPQYEFPRATEAAVYNQIISDLKDAGALLPWRYTGADNGRATRAMAYHYLAKVYLTRGSAVTEQRGQKPTDMDSAIYYANDVIVNSGHVLETDFGNLFNAAYPDGTIAPLGQNGTAPAGSKAKIDANNASNEIIFAAQFSANLNLAGLNNTTHLYYPTQYDAGMPGMVRDFFNGRPYRRLRPSDYTIEIFDKINDSRFFKTFQTVFYRNVPVKPDETFPRFTAANAPAPDLIGLPRVMLGDTAALFIVNPPDRPLLTSQIAAMRYYAVFAWNKQTTPGGTITTDFNGNKYLSMIKFSDPIRLTNTNNEPRGIRNGTYARLAETYLIIAEAYGRKGDYATALNYVNVLRRRAAYKANETRSPQIWQYMGGPHTLDNTETANLATTELFATNTPGEGYPASAGSTADRFIHFMLNERTRELCGEFYRWEDLVRTETLFERTKLYNPDISPSFAIYHKRRPIPYLQMIAQQINGKPMTAEQMAVYQNPGY, from the coding sequence ATGAAAAATATAAAACAGAATATAAAATGGCTTGTTGCGGGAATCCTTATCATAGCGGTTGCTTCCTGTAAAAAATTTATAAAAGAAGAGCTGGTGACAACACTTACAGAAGATTATTATAAAACGGATGTAGGACTTGAGGATCTTGTGAAGTCGGCGTATGCTCCGTTGCAATGGAAGTTTACGGGAGAGCAATCGTATGCTATGTCCAACTTTGGTACCGATGAATTCCGTGAGGGTGACCAGTTCAACAACGTGCGCTACAATGATTATGATGCGAATCTCAATGCCAATGATATTTTTGTGAATGACATGTGGATCAATAACTACGCGGGCATCCGCCGTTGTAACCAGGGTATCGAGCTGATAACAGCGTATGATAACCCCGGCTCGGCCTTGCTTGGTACGGCGGTTAAAAAAGATAGCCGTGTGGCAGAGCTCAAGGCGCTAAGGGCGTTCTATTATTTTCAGCTGCTTCAGCAATTGGGCGGCGTTCCGCTGGTGTTAACTGTTCCGGCAGCACCGCAGTATGAATTTCCGAGAGCAACGGAGGCGGCCGTATATAACCAGATTATTTCAGATCTGAAAGATGCCGGTGCATTGCTGCCCTGGCGCTATACGGGGGCCGACAATGGCCGTGCAACAAGAGCGATGGCCTATCATTACCTGGCAAAAGTATACCTTACTCGCGGCAGTGCGGTGACGGAACAAAGGGGGCAAAAGCCGACGGATATGGATAGCGCAATATATTATGCCAACGATGTTATTGTCAACAGCGGGCATGTGCTGGAAACAGATTTCGGGAATCTTTTCAATGCTGCCTATCCCGATGGAACGATCGCTCCCCTGGGGCAGAACGGAACGGCGCCAGCGGGCAGTAAGGCAAAGATTGATGCCAACAATGCCAGTAATGAAATTATCTTTGCGGCCCAGTTCAGTGCGAACCTCAATCTTGCGGGGCTTAATAATACGACACACCTGTACTATCCCACGCAATATGATGCGGGTATGCCGGGAATGGTAAGGGATTTTTTTAATGGAAGACCTTACAGAAGGTTGCGCCCGAGCGACTATACGATTGAAATATTTGATAAAATAAACGACTCACGTTTTTTTAAAACATTTCAGACCGTCTTTTACAGGAATGTACCGGTAAAACCAGACGAGACATTCCCCCGCTTTACGGCAGCTAATGCGCCGGCCCCGGATCTGATCGGTCTGCCGCGGGTGATGCTGGGTGATACGGCTGCATTGTTTATTGTGAATCCGCCGGACCGCCCGCTGCTTACTTCACAGATCGCGGCGATGCGGTACTATGCCGTATTTGCGTGGAATAAGCAAACGACCCCCGGAGGCACCATTACTACAGATTTTAATGGCAACAAATACCTTTCGATGATCAAATTCTCGGACCCCATCCGTCTTACAAATACCAACAATGAGCCAAGGGGCATCAGGAACGGAACCTATGCACGTCTGGCAGAAACCTACCTGATCATTGCAGAAGCCTATGGCCGTAAAGGCGACTACGCTACCGCGCTGAATTATGTAAATGTGCTGCGCAGAAGAGCGGCTTATAAGGCAAATGAAACCAGAAGTCCCCAGATATGGCAATACATGGGCGGGCCCCATACGCTGGACAATACAGAAACTGCGAACCTGGCCACGACAGAGCTGTTTGCAACTAACACGCCCGGTGAAGGATACCCGGCGTCTGCGGGCTCAACAGCCGACCGCTTTATTCACTTTATGCTTAATGAAAGAACCCGGGAGCTTTGCGGCGAGTTTTACAGGTGGGAAGACCTCGTGCGCACGGAAACGCTCTTTGAGCGAACAAAACTTTATAACCCGGATATCAGCCCGTCGTTTGCCATTTATCACAAACGGCGGCCCATTCCTTATTTACAGATGATTGCACAGCAGATCAACGGGAAACCGATGACGGCGGAACAGATGGCGGTCTATCAGAACCCGGGATACTAA
- a CDS encoding helix-turn-helix transcriptional regulator — protein MKKNRTDLQAGRRNLTGLFTCLFLWAVTSGGYAQSFVADSLRKELNRPDLSREARTLCLAHLARSLYETDMPAAIRYGTEALELSNAFRDGQYKAFVLTTLGYLSVQQDSLLRAQRYLDSALFYAEKTRNNEIRGYVWFRNGWLEYIVDNTDKAMSSLLKALELLQGQHSYEYESLIYHYLASIYSDLKDVGKLEKYTELSLSAAYRSGNPDVICNAYLAQGSSFMEKFRQDTTQKPLLDSSLSYNRRLLALADAYPERIINHANAGAAALNIANVYWEFYPKAYKDSAEKYINIALNIARRAKHEEIIANCYGILSEYAMADGDYAAAEKMFVMGLAEIEGSPSSSKQVKAAMMKGLASVAEKRGDKARALDYYKRYMNYAHEAYNADKLSIAQKLEVQYESEKKDKELEVLQERAAWNRRLNYIYIGLAIASLLALIFLFRSYHFRLRASIQQQKLRDEEAARLKAEQELLQERQDRLQKELLAGTLQVEEKNELLQNLKDKLAEQAADPSLKKQVERMIKENNRLDADFEQAKTHFAEIHPDFFARLQEKAGNTLTRLDQKYCSYILMGLSNKEIATRLGVDPKSIRMARYRIKQKLQLGKEDNLDELIRKMS, from the coding sequence GTGAAGAAAAACAGAACCGATCTACAGGCCGGCAGACGAAATCTGACGGGATTGTTCACCTGCCTCTTTCTATGGGCAGTCACCAGTGGAGGATATGCTCAGTCCTTTGTTGCAGATTCGTTAAGAAAAGAGTTGAACCGGCCGGATCTCAGCCGCGAGGCCCGGACGCTTTGCCTCGCCCACCTGGCCCGGAGCCTTTATGAAACAGATATGCCCGCCGCCATCCGTTACGGAACGGAGGCGCTGGAGCTGAGTAATGCGTTCCGCGACGGGCAGTACAAGGCTTTTGTCCTTACAACCCTGGGGTATTTAAGCGTGCAGCAGGACAGTCTGCTGCGGGCACAGCGGTACCTTGACAGCGCGCTGTTTTATGCGGAAAAGACCCGCAATAATGAGATCAGGGGATATGTTTGGTTCCGGAACGGCTGGCTGGAGTATATCGTAGACAATACGGATAAGGCAATGAGCAGCCTGCTGAAGGCGCTGGAACTGCTCCAGGGGCAACATTCGTACGAGTATGAAAGTCTTATCTATCATTACCTCGCCAGTATCTATTCAGATCTGAAAGATGTCGGCAAACTGGAAAAATACACAGAGCTCAGTCTTTCTGCGGCTTACAGATCCGGCAATCCGGATGTTATCTGTAATGCCTATCTTGCCCAGGGATCTTCCTTTATGGAAAAGTTCCGGCAGGATACGACCCAAAAGCCCTTGCTGGATTCCTCGCTTTCCTATAACCGCCGCCTGCTGGCACTGGCAGATGCGTATCCGGAACGGATCATCAATCACGCCAATGCAGGAGCAGCAGCATTGAATATTGCCAATGTTTACTGGGAATTTTATCCAAAGGCCTATAAGGACAGTGCGGAGAAATACATCAATATTGCGCTGAATATTGCGCGCCGGGCAAAGCATGAGGAGATCATTGCCAATTGTTACGGGATCCTGAGCGAATACGCAATGGCGGATGGGGATTATGCAGCTGCTGAAAAGATGTTCGTGATGGGCCTGGCAGAGATCGAAGGAAGTCCCAGCAGCAGCAAACAGGTAAAGGCCGCGATGATGAAGGGGCTGGCGTCTGTGGCTGAAAAAAGAGGGGATAAGGCCAGGGCCCTGGATTATTATAAACGGTATATGAATTATGCGCATGAAGCATACAATGCCGACAAACTGTCCATTGCGCAGAAACTGGAAGTGCAGTATGAGTCGGAGAAAAAGGATAAGGAACTTGAGGTGCTGCAGGAACGCGCTGCATGGAACCGCAGGTTGAATTATATATATATCGGCCTGGCAATCGCAAGCCTGCTGGCATTGATCTTCCTGTTCCGTTCCTATCATTTCCGGTTACGGGCCTCCATACAGCAGCAAAAGCTGCGGGACGAGGAAGCCGCCCGTTTAAAAGCAGAGCAGGAGCTGTTGCAGGAGCGCCAGGACCGGCTGCAGAAGGAACTGCTGGCCGGCACCTTACAGGTGGAAGAGAAAAATGAACTATTGCAAAACCTGAAGGACAAACTCGCTGAGCAGGCGGCTGACCCTTCCCTGAAAAAGCAGGTGGAACGCATGATCAAGGAGAACAACCGGCTGGATGCCGACTTTGAGCAGGCAAAGACCCATTTTGCAGAGATCCATCCTGATTTTTTTGCGCGGTTGCAGGAGAAAGCCGGTAACACCCTTACCCGCCTGGATCAAAAATACTGTTCGTATATCCTGATGGGCTTGTCCAATAAGGAGATCGCCACCCGCCTGGGCGTTGATCCCAAAAGCATCCGCATGGCGCGTTACCGCATCAAACAAAAACTGCAGCTGGGAAAAGAAGACAACCTGGACGAACTGATCCGGAAAATGAGTTGA